CGCGACACACCGCGATTGTCCAGCACAATGTCATTGTCGGAGGTGCGGCCGATGCTCAGGTGCTCCTTCTCCGTCACCACCCGTTCAATCACCCGATCGGCAAACTTGACGACGATCTCCGGCATTTCGTATGCTCCTTTCCGCCATGTCACTACGCCCGATACATTGCGGCAATGCCCGAATCCGGTGCTCCGGTTGGCTTTCTGCTTAATTGCAAACGACTTGCCGCTGTTGGCGTATTCAGTTATATTTTCGACATGCTACCGGTAAACTTGAGAAATCGACCCGCAGTTTTCGCCGCCCCGCTTGCCGGCGTTTCGGATATCGCTTATCGCATCATCGCCAAGCGCATGGGCGCCGACTATACGTTTCCGGAAATGATTGCATCGGAAGGGCTTATCCGCGACAATGGCCGAACGATGGACATGATGCGGCGCTACGACGGCGAAACCAATGTCGGCTGCCAGTTGTTCGGCACCAAGCCCGAATCAATCGCCCTTGCTGCGGCTGCAGTCGAGCAAGCTGGTTTTAATTCCGTCGATCTCAACTGCGGTTGTCCGGTCCACAAAGTCGTCGACAAAAACGGCGGTGCGGCTTTGCTTAAGACTCCTAAACTTCTTGGCGAAATCATTAACGCTGCAGTGAAGAGAATTTCAATCCCGTTTTCTATCAAGATCAGGTCGGGTTGGGACAAACGTTCACTCAACTACGTCGAGATCGGCAGGATCGCCGAAGACAACGGCGCTGCCTATATCACTTTGCATGCGCGGACCCAATCTGAGCTTTTTGCTCCGGAAGCCCACTGGGATCATATCGCCGAGCTCAAACAAGCGCTTACAATTCCCGTGCTCGGCAACGGCAATGTCTGGACGGCGGATGATGCCATCCGCATGCTGCGCGAAACCGGTTGCGATGGCGTGATGATCGCCTCCGGATCACTTGGAAATCCCTTCATCTACCGGGAAATCAGGCATCTGCTCGAGACCGGTCAACCCGCTGAGCCGCCCACCGTGGAAGAACGCGTCCAGGTATGCCTCGAACATGTCCGCCGCTTAGCCGACCAGTTCGGTGAGCCGGCCGGCATTCGCCGTGGTCGCAAGCTGATCGGCTGGTACTATCGCTACATCTCCGGCCGGCGCAAAATCGATCAGAAGCTCTTTCTGGTCGAGACCTACGCCGAAGTCGAGCAGTATCTCAACGACTTCCTTCAGAAATTGCAGGATCGGGCGGCATGAACGACGGCCGCGAACTCGAATCGCTTCTCAAGCAGTTCAAGGCAGGGAAGCTGACCCTCGAACAGATCCGCAAACACCTCGAATCATCCCAGTTCGATGATCTCGGCTTTGCCAAAGTCGACCACAGCCGCGCCGCGCGCACCGGCGTGCCGGAGGTTATTTTCGCAGAGGGTAAATCGGCTGCGCAAATCGCCGCCATCGCGCGCAACATGATCCAGCGCGGCTCTGGACTCCTTATTACGCGCTTTGACCAGGCCAAATACAGTACTGTCAAACGCTCCCTGCCGCGCCTGA
This window of the Candidatus Zixiibacteriota bacterium genome carries:
- the dusB gene encoding tRNA dihydrouridine synthase DusB, giving the protein MRNRPAVFAAPLAGVSDIAYRIIAKRMGADYTFPEMIASEGLIRDNGRTMDMMRRYDGETNVGCQLFGTKPESIALAAAAVEQAGFNSVDLNCGCPVHKVVDKNGGAALLKTPKLLGEIINAAVKRISIPFSIKIRSGWDKRSLNYVEIGRIAEDNGAAYITLHARTQSELFAPEAHWDHIAELKQALTIPVLGNGNVWTADDAIRMLRETGCDGVMIASGSLGNPFIYREIRHLLETGQPAEPPTVEERVQVCLEHVRRLADQFGEPAGIRRGRKLIGWYYRYISGRRKIDQKLFLVETYAEVEQYLNDFLQKLQDRAA